In the Engystomops pustulosus chromosome 2, aEngPut4.maternal, whole genome shotgun sequence genome, one interval contains:
- the LOC140119996 gene encoding uncharacterized protein, which translates to MRARCSLLERFTTDGSGVACLKKEPPRRRRKPAKTHRTLASSSPERVALNVCSEGSDPHDDPSGLDPPTEPHVVAEDVPKPPTERPLSSRRRNSTKAKPFLCTVCGKRFSQKSLLIQHHRNHTGERPFSCMVCEKGFTSCSLLIRHHKIHTGEKPFACSDCGKRFSESSQLVRHQRTHTGERPYTCIECGKSFSESSKLVIHQRTHTGERPYSCNDCGKSFSVRSHLITHKRTHTGERPYTCNECGKSFSESSKLVMHQRIHTGEKPYTCAACGKSFSQRSVLVTHQRIHTGEKPYTCPECGKCFIDKVGCDRHRVTHSDEKPFQCLLCGKNFSRNSDYNKHQRTHTGEKPYSCIQCGKNFSWSYQLARHQRVHTGEKPYTCIECGRSFCWSYQLVTHQKTHSVDSSFI; encoded by the coding sequence ATGCGTGCACGTTGTTCTCTTCTAGAGAGGTTCACCACTGATGGATCGGGCGTCGCATGTTTAAAGAAAGAGCCACCGAGGCGACGGCGGAAACCGGCCAAAACTCATCGCACCCTGGCCTCCAGCTCCCCGGAGAGAGTGGCACTAAATGTCTGCAGCGAGGGCTCCGACCCCCATGATGACCCCTCAGGCCTCGATCCTCCCACGGAGCCGCATGTCGTCGCTGAGGATGTGCCAAAACCTCCTACAGAGCGGCCCCTGAGCTCCCGGAGAAGGAACAGCACCAAGGCAAAGCCGTTCCTGTGTACCGTCTGTGGGAAAAGGTTCAGCCAAAAATCCTTGCTCATCCAACATCACCGCAACCACACGGGCGAGAGACCCTTCTCATGTATGGTGTGCGAGAAGGGCTTCACCTCCTGCTCGCTGCTCATCCGCCACCACAAGATTCACACCGGAGAGAAGCCCTTTGCGTGTTCTGACTGCGGGAAACGCTTCAGCGAGAGCTCCCAGCTCGTCCGCCACCAGAGGACACACACGGGAGAGCGTCCGTACACGTGCATCGAGTGCGGGAAAAGCTTCAGCGAGAGCTCCAAGCTGGTCATCCACCAGAGGACACACACCGGCGAGCGGCCATACTCCTGCAACGACTGCGGAAAGAGCTTCAGTGTGCGCTCCCATCTCATCACACACAAGAGGACTCACACCGGGGAGCGGCCATACACCTGCAACGAGTGCGGAAAAAGCTTCAGCGAGAGCTCCAAGCTGGTCATgcaccagaggatccacaccggaGAGAAGCCATACACATGTGCGGCCTGTGGGAAGAGCTTCAGCCAGCGCTCAGTGCTGGTCACacaccagaggatccacaccggaGAGAAACCGTACACCTGCCCCGAGTGTGGCAAGTGCTTCATCGATAAGGTGGGCTGCGACCGCCACCGCGTCACCCACAGCGATGAGAAGCCCTTCCAGTGCCTGCTGTGTGGCAAGAACTTCAGCCGCAACTCTGACTATAACAAGCACCAGAGAAcccacaccggggagaagccataCTCCTGCATACAGTGCGGGAAGAACTTCAGCTGGAGTTACCAGCTCGCACGACACCAGCGGGTTCACACCGGGGAGAAACCATACACTTGTATTGAATGTGGCCGCAGCTTCTGCTGGAGCTATCAACTAGTGACGCATCAAAAGACTCACTCCGTGGACAGTTCCTTCATTTAA